A region of Necator americanus strain Aroian chromosome I, whole genome shotgun sequence DNA encodes the following proteins:
- a CDS encoding hypothetical protein (NECATOR_CHRI.G362.T1), translating to MVHGVMLDPISPALKHITSNLLLLLSLLLLLLLLLLLLLLLLLLLLLLLLLLLLLLLLLLLPLLLLSPPPIFL from the exons ATGGTTCACGGTGTGATGTTAGATCCCATCTCTCCAGCGTTGAAACATATTACTAG caatctattattattattatcattattattgttattattattattattattattattgttattattgttattattattattattattattattattattattattattattattattattattattgccattattattattgtcaccGCCACCAATTTTCCTTTAG
- a CDS encoding hypothetical protein (NECATOR_CHRI.G361.T1): MSTLFGMREGPPNPRHGVGYKEPERVKSDVINPIKRLIRPTKKVLRFPFRFAELPDLVDLKVFRWLGADRQLMEAAISCSLWNSDEQMGSVRALADEKVRQRYSKDDMLRRR; the protein is encoded by the exons ATGTCAACACTGTTCGGGATGAGAGAAGGACCACCGAATCCACGACATGGCGTTGGTTACAAAG agcctgaaagggtgaaatcggacgtgattaatccgatcaaacgccttatccgtccaacaaagaaagtcctacgtttcCCGTTTCGTTTCGCTGAACTGCCAGACCTTGTCGACCTGAAGGTATTCAGGTGGCTCGGTGCCGACAGGCAGCTTATGGAAGCCGCCATATCTTGCAGTCTATGGAACAGTGACGAACAGATGGGTTCTGTGCGAGCTCTCGCTGATGAGAAAGTTCGGCAAAGGTATTCCAAGGACGACATGCTTCGGCGAAGATGA